The Apium graveolens cultivar Ventura chromosome 6, ASM990537v1, whole genome shotgun sequence genome contains a region encoding:
- the LOC141667507 gene encoding putative F-box protein At3g17480 — protein sequence MEASAGAKRKIIVREKSQLPNDIIHNEILTRIPAKSLLPMQLVCKSWKALFSASTFIQSHLARLHSYQDLDLLIGQKNTPDCGLIIISPSTEINLTAVPLISDVLLGSINGLVCMASGKKFCLWNPALGQLKEVHLQLQHHIDHIESRSFLGFSWDDVHNDYKVVILSHASNPSLFQLTIYSSNSASWTKLVISDSLLPDISISGSSWIKTPSTIVKGLPYWSCSNGLVLDGKKNKYISTFKFVAETNEIRLLPNLNSGTIGRKEFKLVNIRDCLFGMVYKGRYEDNMVDIYSLDEESHTGVWSKIDSIGPINIFVGNLSVSQCFKNGGEILIDGFLFGSLCVYDPETGLVKRMKSRGCSLKRCFSYMPSLVCVQGMESMQVLKNGVVVHRAQFHNIAKKAIHISESKLGL from the coding sequence ATGGAAGCATCAGCAGGTGCGAAAAGGAAGATAATAGTAAGAGAAAAGAGTCAACTGCCTAATGATATAATTCATAATGAGATACTGACTCGAATTCCAGCAAAATCCCTACTGCCAATGCAATTGGTTTGTAAATCCTGGAAAGCACTCTTCTCCGCCTCTACATTCATACAATCTCACCTTGCCCGTCTACACTCTTACCAGGACCTAGATCTTCTTATAGGTCAGAAAAACACCCCTGACTGCGGACTAATCATTATTTCCCCCTCCACTGAAATTAACCTCACTGCAGTGCCCTTGATCTCCGATGTTTTGCTTGGTTCCATTAATGGTTTAGTTTGTATGGCTTCTGGAAAAAAGTTTTGTTTGTGGAACCCTGCTTTGGGTCAATTAAAGGAAGTTCATCTTCAACTTCAGCATCATATAGATCATATAGAATCTAGAAGCTTTCTCGGGTTTAGTTGGGATGATGTGCACAACGATTATAAGGTGGTGATACTCTCCCATGCTTCCAACCCTTCTCTCTTCCAACTTACTATTTACTCCTCTAATTCTGCTAGCTGGACTAAACTAGTCATCTCTGATTCTTTGTTGCCTGATATAAGTATTTCTGGAAGTAGTTGGATAAAGACGCCTTCTACCATTGTGAAAGGACTCCCTTATTGGAGTTGCTCAAACGGTTTGGTTTTGGATGGAAAGAAGAATAAATACATCTCTACATTCAAGTTTGTGGCTGAAACTAATGAGATTAGGTTGTTGCCTAATCTAAATTCTGGAACTATCGGCAGGAAAGAATTCAAACTTGTCAATATCAGGGATTGTCTTTTTGGGATGGTGTACAAAGGAAGGTATGAAGATAATATGGTAGATATCTATTCTTTGGACGAGGAGTCTCATACTGGTGTTTGGAGTAAAATCGATAGCATTGGGCCCATAAATATTTTTGTGGGAAATTTGTCAGTGTCACAGTGTTTTAAGAATGGCGGTGAAATATTAATTGATGGATTTCTATTTGGTTCACTCTGTGTCTATGATCCCGAAACAGGGCTTGTTAAGCGTATGAAGAGCAGAGGTTGTAGCTTGAAAAGGTGTTTTAGTTATATGCCCAGTTTGGTTTGTGTTCAAGGAATGGAGTCGATGCAGGTTCTAAAGAATGGAGTTGTTGTACATAGAGCCCAATTTCATAATATCGCTAAAAAAGCCATTCACATATCAGAATCAAAACTAGGATTATAA